Proteins encoded together in one Bacteroides ovatus window:
- a CDS encoding RNA polymerase sigma-70 factor, protein MYATDTLMDEREVVLRLIDGDEEAFCELYAAYKNRLLYFALKFVKSHEFAEDIFQDAFTVVWQTRRFINPEASFSSYLYTIVRNRILNQLRDMANEDQLKEQILSQAIDSANETNNHILLNDLKEIIARALEQLTPRQREVFKMSRELQMSHKEIAEALGVSVHTVQEHISLSLKVIRSYLTKYSSTSADVLLILLCLNL, encoded by the coding sequence ATGTACGCAACAGACACTCTAATGGATGAACGGGAAGTGGTTCTCCGTCTGATAGACGGAGATGAAGAGGCCTTTTGCGAACTTTATGCCGCTTATAAGAATCGTTTGCTCTACTTCGCCCTGAAATTCGTCAAGTCGCATGAATTTGCGGAGGATATATTTCAGGATGCGTTTACGGTAGTTTGGCAAACCCGTCGTTTCATCAATCCCGAAGCCTCTTTTTCTTCCTATCTTTATACTATTGTACGTAATCGTATTTTGAATCAGTTGCGGGATATGGCTAATGAAGATCAGCTGAAAGAGCAGATTCTTTCTCAAGCGATCGATTCAGCGAACGAAACGAATAATCATATTCTGCTCAATGATTTGAAAGAGATTATTGCCCGTGCATTGGAGCAATTAACGCCCCGCCAGCGTGAGGTATTTAAAATGAGCCGTGAACTACAGATGTCTCATAAAGAAATAGCCGAAGCATTGGGCGTTTCAGTTCATACAGTGCAAGAACATATTTCTCTTTCTCTAAAAGTGATTCGTTCCTATTTGACTAAATATTCAAGTACATCAGCCGATGTACTTTTGATTCTATTGTGCTTGAATTTATAA
- a CDS encoding protein-disulfide reductase DsbD family protein: MRKIISFLLLSFVVYALQAQIKDPVKFKTELTALSDTEAEVVFTATMDKGWHVYSTDLGDGGPISATFNVDNKSGVELVGKLKPVGKEVSTFDKLFEMKVRYFENTAKFVQKVKFTGGAYAIEGYLEYGACDDESCLPPTQVPFKYSGVAKAGNAAATKTEQPEQKVVDKQKEEPVPAVTKDSSAMMELVPATTTEVATDIQPAVASGDLWKPVISDLQALGEEHGQEDMSWIYIFITGFLGGLLALFTPCVWPIIPMTVSFFLKRSKDKKKGIRDAWTYGASIVVIYVALGLAITLIFGASALNALSTNAIFNILFFLMLVIFAASFFGAFEIRLPSKWGNAVDSKAESTTGLLSIFLMAFTLSLVSFSCTGPIIGFLLVQVSTTGSVVAPAIGMLGFAIALALPFTLFALFPSWLKSMPKSGGWMNVIKVTLGFLELAFALKFLSVADLAYGWRLLDRETFLALWIVIFALLGFYLLGKIKFPHDDDDNKVGVTRFFMALISLAFAVYMVPGLWGAPLKAVSAFAPPMQTQDFNLHKNDVHAKFDDYDLGMEYARLNGKPVMLDFTGYGCVNCRKMEAAVWTDPKVSDLINNDYVLITLYVDNKTPLTEPVKIIENGTERTLRTVGDKWSYLQRVKFGANAQPFYVLLDNQGKPLNKSYAYNEDIPKYIEFLQTGLENYKKGK; encoded by the coding sequence ATGAGAAAAATAATTTCTTTCCTGCTTTTAAGCTTTGTTGTATATGCATTGCAAGCGCAGATCAAAGATCCGGTAAAGTTTAAAACAGAGCTGACAGCTCTCTCCGATACGGAGGCAGAGGTGGTGTTTACAGCTACCATGGATAAAGGTTGGCATGTTTATTCTACCGATCTGGGAGATGGCGGCCCTATTTCCGCAACATTCAATGTTGATAATAAATCGGGTGTCGAGCTTGTAGGCAAACTGAAGCCTGTAGGCAAAGAAGTATCTACTTTCGATAAATTGTTCGAAATGAAGGTACGCTATTTCGAGAATACAGCAAAGTTTGTGCAGAAAGTAAAATTCACGGGTGGAGCTTACGCAATCGAAGGTTATCTGGAATATGGAGCTTGTGATGACGAGAGTTGTCTGCCTCCTACTCAGGTGCCGTTTAAGTATTCCGGAGTAGCAAAAGCCGGAAATGCCGCTGCAACAAAAACAGAGCAACCGGAACAAAAGGTAGTGGATAAGCAAAAAGAAGAACCCGTTCCTGCTGTTACGAAAGATTCTTCTGCGATGATGGAACTGGTGCCTGCAACTACAACCGAAGTTGCTACGGATATTCAGCCTGCTGTTGCATCGGGTGATCTTTGGAAACCGGTAATCAGTGATTTACAAGCTTTAGGAGAAGAACATGGTCAGGAAGATATGTCCTGGATATATATTTTCATTACTGGTTTTCTGGGTGGATTATTGGCATTGTTTACCCCTTGTGTATGGCCGATTATTCCGATGACAGTCAGTTTCTTCTTAAAACGTAGTAAAGACAAAAAGAAAGGAATTCGTGATGCGTGGACATACGGTGCATCTATTGTAGTGATTTATGTGGCATTGGGCTTGGCTATTACTTTGATTTTCGGAGCCAGTGCATTAAACGCTTTATCTACCAATGCTATTTTCAACATTCTCTTCTTCCTGATGCTGGTGATTTTTGCTGCTTCATTCTTTGGAGCGTTTGAAATCAGGCTGCCGTCGAAGTGGGGAAATGCAGTAGATAGCAAAGCTGAATCTACGACCGGATTGCTAAGTATTTTCCTGATGGCTTTCACGCTTTCATTGGTATCTTTCTCTTGTACAGGTCCGATTATCGGCTTCTTGCTGGTACAGGTATCTACAACAGGAAGCGTAGTTGCTCCGGCAATCGGTATGTTAGGATTTGCCATCGCTTTGGCATTGCCGTTCACACTCTTCGCCCTGTTCCCGTCTTGGCTGAAATCGATGCCAAAATCCGGCGGATGGATGAATGTTATCAAGGTTACGCTGGGTTTCCTCGAATTAGCATTTGCACTTAAATTCTTGTCAGTTGCTGATTTGGCTTATGGTTGGAGATTGCTTGACCGCGAAACATTCCTGGCTTTATGGATTGTCATCTTTGCTTTGCTTGGATTCTACCTGTTGGGCAAGATCAAATTCCCGCACGATGACGATGATAATAAGGTGGGAGTAACCCGCTTCTTTATGGCGTTAATCTCTTTAGCATTTGCCGTATATATGGTTCCCGGTTTGTGGGGAGCACCATTGAAAGCCGTATCTGCATTTGCTCCGCCTATGCAGACGCAAGATTTCAATCTGCATAAGAATGATGTACACGCGAAATTCGATGACTATGATTTAGGAATGGAATATGCCCGTCTGAACGGAAAACCGGTTATGCTCGACTTTACCGGATATGGTTGCGTAAACTGCCGTAAGATGGAAGCAGCGGTATGGACTGACCCGAAAGTGAGTGATTTGATTAATAACGACTACGTATTGATTACACTTTATGTAGATAATAAAACTCCGTTGACTGAACCTGTGAAGATTATCGAAAACGGTACAGAACGTACTTTGCGTACTGTCGGTGATAAATGGAGCTATCTGCAACGTGTGAAATTCGGAGCTAATGCCCAGCCTTTCTATGTATTGCTGGACAATCAGGGTAAACCGTTGAATAAGTCGTATGCTTATAACGAAGATATTCCTAAGTATATTGAATTCTTACAGACCGGATTGGAGAATTATAAGAAAGGAAAATAA
- a CDS encoding transglycosylase SLT domain-containing protein: MNVKTLSIPLFLILFCCMLGCRNKHHNKMDETARDLPQIKDSGELVVLTLYSSTSYFIYRGQEMGFQYELSEQFAKSLGLKLRIEVANSVDEMIQKLLAGEGDMIAYNLPITKEWKDSLLYCGEDVITHQVIVQQGRGKQKPLKDVTELVGKDIYVKPGKYYDRLVNLNSELGGGIRIHEVTNDSITIEDLITQVAQGKILYTVADNDLARLNKTYYPNLNIGLSISFDQRSSWAVRKDSPELAAAATQWHQENMTSPAYTASMKRYFENSKMMPHSPILSLKEGKISHYDHLFKKYSKDIGWDWRMLASLAYTESNFDTTAVSWAGAKGLMQLMPATARAMGVPPGKEQNPEESVKAAIKYITATDRSFSMIPDKQERLNFILASYNAGLGHIYDAMALAEKYGKNKLVWKDNVENFILLKSNQEYFNDPVCKNGYFRGIETYNFVRDIMSRYESYKKKIKA; this comes from the coding sequence ATGAATGTCAAGACACTGAGTATTCCTTTATTTCTTATTCTATTTTGTTGTATGCTCGGATGCCGGAATAAGCATCATAACAAGATGGATGAGACAGCGCGTGATCTTCCACAAATAAAAGATAGTGGCGAACTCGTTGTATTGACATTATATAGCTCTACTTCCTATTTCATTTACCGGGGACAAGAAATGGGGTTCCAATATGAACTTAGTGAACAGTTTGCCAAAAGCCTGGGACTAAAACTTAGGATTGAAGTAGCCAACAGCGTCGACGAAATGATCCAAAAATTATTGGCAGGTGAAGGAGACATGATTGCCTATAATCTGCCAATCACCAAAGAGTGGAAAGACAGTCTTCTTTATTGTGGCGAAGATGTAATTACTCACCAGGTAATTGTTCAGCAAGGAAGAGGAAAACAGAAGCCGTTGAAAGATGTAACCGAACTGGTAGGAAAAGATATATACGTAAAACCAGGGAAATATTATGACCGCCTCGTCAATCTGAATAGTGAATTAGGAGGAGGTATCCGGATTCATGAAGTCACCAATGACAGTATCACTATTGAGGACTTGATTACGCAAGTAGCGCAAGGAAAAATTCTGTATACGGTGGCCGACAATGATTTAGCCAGACTTAATAAGACCTATTATCCCAATTTAAATATCGGCCTGTCCATCAGTTTCGATCAACGTTCTTCGTGGGCGGTACGAAAAGACAGCCCCGAGCTCGCAGCCGCCGCTACCCAATGGCATCAGGAAAACATGACTTCTCCTGCTTACACAGCCAGTATGAAACGTTATTTTGAGAATAGTAAAATGATGCCGCACTCTCCTATCCTCTCCTTAAAAGAAGGAAAGATATCTCATTATGACCATTTATTCAAAAAGTATTCCAAAGACATCGGTTGGGACTGGCGTATGCTTGCATCATTAGCGTATACAGAATCCAATTTTGACACTACCGCTGTATCTTGGGCAGGTGCCAAAGGACTCATGCAGTTAATGCCTGCCACAGCACGTGCAATGGGAGTACCTCCCGGCAAAGAGCAGAATCCGGAGGAAAGTGTGAAAGCGGCTATCAAATATATTACTGCCACCGACCGGAGTTTCAGCATGATTCCCGATAAGCAGGAACGGCTCAATTTTATTCTGGCATCTTACAATGCCGGTTTGGGACATATATATGACGCAATGGCACTAGCCGAAAAATACGGGAAAAACAAATTAGTATGGAAAGATAATGTAGAAAACTTCATCTTGCTTAAAAGCAATCAAGAATACTTCAACGATCCTGTCTGCAAAAACGGATATTTCCGTGGCATCGAGACTTACAATTTCGTTCGAGATATTATGTCGCGCTACGAATCCTACAAAAAGAAAATAAAAGCATGA
- a CDS encoding pirin family protein encodes MKKVIDRASSRGYFNHGWLKTHHTFSFANYYNPERIHFGALRVLNDDSVDPSMGFDTHPHKNMEVISIPLKGYLKHGDSVQNTKTITPGDIQVMSTGSGIYHSEYNGSDKEQLEFLQIWVFPRVENTKPEYNNFDIRPLLKPNELALILSPNGKTPASIKQDAWFSMGSFDTEKTIEYKMHQEGNGVYIFVLEGEITVAEERLSKRDGIGVWDTKEFPIHILKGTQLLLIEVPM; translated from the coding sequence ATGAAAAAAGTAATCGACAGAGCTTCATCAAGAGGCTATTTCAATCACGGCTGGCTCAAGACCCATCACACATTCAGTTTTGCCAACTATTATAATCCGGAAAGAATTCATTTCGGAGCATTACGAGTGCTGAACGATGACAGTGTAGACCCGTCTATGGGATTCGATACACATCCGCATAAAAATATGGAAGTGATTTCCATCCCTCTGAAAGGTTACCTGAAACATGGTGACAGTGTACAAAACACAAAAACCATCACTCCGGGTGATATTCAGGTTATGAGTACAGGCAGCGGCATTTATCACAGTGAATACAATGGCAGTGATAAAGAACAACTGGAATTCCTGCAGATATGGGTATTTCCACGAGTTGAAAACACCAAACCGGAGTATAACAACTTCGATATTCGTCCGCTCCTGAAACCAAATGAACTGGCGCTAATCCTGTCTCCGAACGGGAAGACTCCAGCTTCTATCAAACAAGATGCATGGTTCTCTATGGGAAGTTTCGATACGGAAAAAACAATCGAATATAAGATGCATCAGGAAGGTAACGGAGTATATATCTTCGTACTTGAAGGAGAAATCACAGTGGCGGAAGAACGGCTGTCCAAACGTGATGGTATCGGTGTTTGGGATACAAAAGAATTCCCGATACATATATTAAAAGGAACCCAACTTCTATTAATAGAAGTACCCATGTAA
- a CDS encoding symporter small accessory protein, with protein MFGIDDPFIILPYLLSVVCVIFAAWFGLKYWNKDDEKDETR; from the coding sequence ATGTTTGGAATAGACGACCCTTTTATTATTCTGCCTTACCTGCTTTCGGTGGTATGTGTGATTTTTGCTGCCTGGTTTGGGCTGAAATATTGGAATAAGGACGACGAAAAAGACGAAACCCGATGA
- a CDS encoding FecR family protein has product MMKDTKTEKDKLHRYLDDLYTRDDASQLLQSIKDSENQDILNELAAEVWEESGNLQPGNDLEREKYKREARQLLKRIEHKKRTWFRRASVVAVSTAAVIAIIIGSVNFFRYMNEQQVTLAEITTSFGEKRQVTLPDGTLLVLNSCSQVRYPDRFVGDLREVELEGEGYFRVARNEKMPFVVRTKRLDVQVLGTRFDVKSYSTDEIVSVSVESGKVQVDLPEAMMRLTAKEQVLINTVSGEYSKKTEDRGVAVWMKGGLRFYSTPIRDVAKELERVYNCRITFAPGQDFNNLITGEHDNKSLEAVLKSIEFISGDIKYKKEGINVLLYKE; this is encoded by the coding sequence ATGATGAAAGATACTAAAACAGAAAAAGATAAATTGCATCGTTACCTGGATGATCTTTATACCCGGGATGATGCTTCACAGTTGTTGCAAAGTATTAAGGATTCAGAAAACCAAGATATATTGAACGAACTGGCAGCAGAGGTTTGGGAAGAATCCGGGAACCTGCAACCTGGTAATGATTTGGAGCGGGAAAAATATAAGAGAGAGGCACGCCAATTACTGAAGCGTATTGAACACAAAAAACGTACATGGTTCCGCCGGGCTTCTGTGGTGGCAGTCAGTACAGCGGCTGTAATAGCCATTATCATAGGGAGTGTCAACTTTTTCCGGTATATGAATGAACAACAGGTCACATTGGCTGAAATTACCACTTCCTTTGGTGAGAAAAGACAAGTGACTTTGCCGGACGGGACTCTTTTGGTTCTGAACTCTTGTTCGCAAGTGCGTTATCCGGATCGTTTTGTTGGAGATCTCCGTGAAGTGGAACTTGAAGGAGAGGGATATTTCCGTGTTGCCCGTAATGAAAAGATGCCATTTGTTGTGAGGACGAAGCGACTGGATGTTCAGGTGTTAGGTACCCGGTTTGATGTAAAATCCTATTCAACAGATGAAATAGTGTCTGTGAGTGTGGAGAGTGGTAAGGTGCAGGTCGATTTGCCGGAAGCGATGATGAGGTTGACTGCTAAAGAACAGGTGCTTATCAATACTGTTTCCGGAGAATATAGTAAGAAAACAGAGGATAGGGGAGTGGCTGTCTGGATGAAAGGTGGGTTACGCTTTTACAGTACACCTATCCGCGATGTGGCAAAAGAACTGGAACGGGTATATAATTGCCGGATTACTTTTGCTCCCGGTCAGGATTTCAACAACTTGATTACCGGCGAACATGATAACAAGAGTCTGGAAGCGGTACTTAAATCCATTGAATTTATCAGCGGTGATATCAAATATAAGAAAGAGGGCATCAATGTACTTCTTTATAAAGAATGA
- the udk gene encoding uridine kinase translates to MLIIGIAGGTGSGKTTVVRKIIESLPAGEVVLLPQDSYYKDSSHVPVEERQNINFDHPDAFEWSLLSKHVMTLKEGKSIEQPTYSYLTCTRQPETIHIEPREVVIIEGILALCDKKLRNMMDLKIFVDADPDERLIRVIQRDVIERGRTAEAVMERYTRVLKPMHLQFIEPCKRYADLIVPEGGSNRVAIDILTMYIKKHLKN, encoded by the coding sequence ATGTTAATTATAGGAATAGCAGGCGGAACGGGCTCCGGAAAGACCACCGTCGTACGGAAAATTATAGAAAGCCTCCCCGCAGGAGAAGTAGTACTCTTACCACAGGATTCATACTACAAAGACAGTAGTCATGTCCCGGTTGAAGAACGCCAGAATATCAATTTTGACCATCCGGATGCTTTTGAATGGAGTCTGCTATCCAAGCATGTCATGACGCTGAAAGAAGGGAAGAGTATCGAACAGCCCACCTATTCTTATCTCACATGCACGCGCCAGCCCGAAACCATTCATATCGAACCTCGTGAGGTGGTTATCATTGAAGGAATCCTTGCCTTATGTGATAAAAAGCTGCGCAATATGATGGACCTCAAAATATTTGTTGATGCCGATCCCGACGAACGCCTGATTCGTGTCATTCAGAGAGATGTCATTGAGCGCGGACGTACTGCCGAAGCTGTAATGGAACGCTATACACGGGTTTTAAAACCTATGCACCTGCAATTTATCGAACCTTGCAAACGATATGCCGACCTTATTGTACCGGAAGGAGGCAGTAATAGGGTAGCTATTGATATACTGACTATGTACATCAAGAAGCACCTTAAGAATTAA
- a CDS encoding sodium:solute symporter family protein — MNTFTLGLIVVAYLLSLAYLGFLGYKKTTNTSDYLVGGRQMNPIVMALSYGATFISASAIVGFGGVAAAFGMGIQWLCFLNMFVGVVIAFIFFGLRTRRMGAKLNVSTFPQLLGRHFRSRNIQVFIAAVIFIGMPLYAAVVMKGGAVFIEQIFQIDFNVSLLIFTLVIAAYVIAGGMKGVMYTDALQGVIMFGCMLFLLFSLYQVLDMNFIEANKELTAIAPLVPEKFKALGHQGWTAMPITGSPQWYSLVTSLILGVGIGCLAQPQLVVRFMTVESSKQLNRGVFIGCFFLIITVGAIYHAGALSNLFFLKTEGAVATEVVQDIDKIIPYFINKAMPDWFAALFMLCILSASMSTLSSQFHTMGASVGSDIYGTYKPRSRNKLTNVIRLGVLFSILVSYIICYMLPHDIIARGTSIFMGICAAAFLPAYFCALYWKKATKQGVMASLWVGTIGSLFALVFLHQKESEALGICKALFGRDVLITTYPFPVIDPILFALPLSVLAIVVISLMTYRK, encoded by the coding sequence ATGAATACATTTACTCTTGGACTAATTGTGGTAGCTTATCTGCTGTCACTGGCCTACCTCGGCTTTTTGGGATATAAGAAAACAACGAATACCAGTGACTATTTGGTAGGCGGACGTCAGATGAATCCTATCGTAATGGCACTTTCTTATGGTGCTACGTTTATTTCTGCATCTGCTATTGTAGGTTTTGGAGGAGTGGCGGCTGCTTTTGGAATGGGTATTCAGTGGCTCTGTTTCCTCAATATGTTTGTTGGGGTGGTTATAGCTTTTATCTTTTTCGGTTTGCGTACCCGGCGTATGGGGGCGAAGTTGAATGTGAGTACTTTCCCTCAATTATTAGGCCGTCATTTCCGTTCCCGTAATATACAGGTATTTATTGCTGCTGTTATTTTCATCGGAATGCCGCTTTATGCAGCGGTTGTAATGAAAGGTGGAGCCGTATTCATCGAACAAATCTTTCAGATTGATTTCAATGTTTCCTTATTGATATTTACCTTGGTTATTGCTGCTTATGTCATAGCAGGGGGAATGAAAGGAGTAATGTATACAGATGCTTTGCAAGGAGTTATCATGTTTGGCTGTATGTTATTTCTGTTGTTTTCTTTGTATCAGGTGCTTGATATGAACTTTATCGAAGCTAATAAAGAATTGACTGCCATTGCTCCGCTAGTTCCGGAAAAGTTTAAAGCGCTAGGACATCAAGGATGGACTGCAATGCCCATCACAGGTTCTCCACAATGGTATTCGCTGGTAACTTCTCTCATTTTAGGAGTAGGAATCGGCTGTCTTGCACAGCCGCAGTTAGTGGTTCGCTTTATGACCGTGGAGAGTAGCAAGCAGTTGAACCGCGGTGTATTTATCGGTTGTTTCTTTCTGATTATAACAGTAGGGGCTATCTATCATGCTGGAGCCTTGAGTAATCTTTTCTTCCTGAAAACAGAAGGAGCGGTTGCTACCGAAGTTGTGCAGGATATTGATAAGATAATTCCATATTTTATTAATAAAGCGATGCCCGACTGGTTTGCCGCACTCTTTATGTTGTGCATCCTTTCAGCCAGTATGTCTACGTTAAGTTCGCAGTTCCATACGATGGGTGCTTCGGTAGGCTCTGATATTTACGGAACTTATAAACCCCGTTCACGGAATAAACTTACCAATGTGATCCGTCTGGGCGTATTATTCTCTATCCTGGTCAGCTATATTATTTGTTATATGTTGCCTCATGATATTATAGCCCGCGGAACTTCTATCTTTATGGGAATTTGTGCAGCCGCTTTTCTTCCGGCCTATTTCTGTGCTTTATATTGGAAGAAAGCTACTAAACAAGGTGTCATGGCAAGTCTTTGGGTGGGAACAATCGGCAGTCTGTTTGCTCTTGTGTTTCTTCATCAGAAAGAATCTGAAGCATTAGGTATCTGTAAAGCGTTATTCGGACGGGATGTGTTGATTACCACTTATCCTTTCCCTGTGATTGACCCGATATTATTTGCCTTACCATTATCTGTATTGGCTATTGTCGTAATCAGTCTGATGACCTATAGGAAATAA
- a CDS encoding Dabb family protein, with the protein MVKHIVLFKLKDEVPAEEKLEVMTKFKEAIEALPAKISVIRKVEVGLNMNPGETWNIALYSEFDTLEDVKFYATHPDHVAAGKILAETKESRACVDYEL; encoded by the coding sequence ATGGTAAAACACATTGTATTATTTAAGTTAAAAGACGAAGTTCCTGCTGAAGAGAAACTGGAAGTCATGACTAAATTCAAGGAAGCGATAGAAGCTCTTCCTGCTAAAATTTCTGTAATTCGCAAAGTGGAGGTCGGATTGAATATGAATCCTGGTGAAACATGGAATATTGCGCTTTACAGTGAGTTTGATACACTAGAAGATGTTAAATTCTACGCAACACATCCCGATCACGTAGCTGCCGGAAAGATTCTGGCTGAAACGAAGGAGAGTCGTGCGTGCGTAGACTATGAATTATAA